The DNA region GACACAATGCTAGGAAAATATCCATTCCTGCCACACGGTCTTGATAAAGCACTCCCATCTTTCGCATCATCCATACCAGAGGCATACCATCAGGAGTAACTATGTCTGCATTTCGTAATACGCTAGCAAACGCTGGATTCCAATGAGCTTCAATGAGCATGTGTACATTGGCTACATATACAGTTTTACTTTCACGTCTCCTCGCCCACTTCAGCATTGTTTGTACTTGATCGTCAAAGCGTAAAGCAGTAATGGGAAAATCCAGTACTTTTTTAGTAGGTAGAAGCACTCTTGCCACCATCAATAACTCCTGTGTCCAAGAAAAAAATCCATAGATTACCTAGACCATTCCGAATATTCAATAATTCAGATGAAATGACTCCTGGCTTTTTGTAGCCTTGTGTGATCGTTGGAAGTTAACACATGGAGATGCAATTGCTTTCTTAGTATACTTTTGACTTAACCGTTAATATTAGAATTATTTTGCTGCTGTGTCTTAGTTTACTGTTTTAAGCTAGGGATTTCAGACGCTGCCTGACAAAATTCATACTTCCTTCATAATTAATTTTTGGTTTGTTCATGCAAGCATTACAATTGCGATAAATTCCTACAAACATTCGTAGTACTTTATACTTGCTTTAACTACATAAGGTTAAATACCAGACACTCAGCTTGCCGATTTTGATACGTAAATATGCGCTTAAGAGGTCTAATTCTAATTAGTATATTTTAAAGAATGGCTAATAGTTTTTTATTATGACTTTCCAAACTTATTACAAATTTAATTTAAGGACTGACAAATAAAAAATATTCAATTAATTTATTGTGGGGTGGGCGACACGATCGCCATATAATATAGGCGAGCTTTTCGGCTCACCCCACAAGATTAGATAATTTATTTGTTGGAGTTTCCTTAGTCTATATATTGAAAAATCCCTAAATTTTCTTTTTTTCTGAAATAAAAGCCCAAAAAATAAGGGGAAGATAAACTTATCTTCCCCTGCTCTATTGTTTTTGTTATTCTCTGGCTTGTTAGCTTCTTTGAGTCTTTGTCGTAACATTTGCCTTTGTTTTTTGAGTTGCCTCTTTCTTGCAGAACCACCTCTACCTTTGTCATTCCTGCCTTCTTTACGGGGAGACTCCCATCTTTTCAGCCGCATAATTTTTTATCTATCCTACTTGTTTTGGTAGTGGGCAGGAGGAGAATCGAACTCCTATGACCGCAAGGCCGCCACATTTTGAGTGTGGTGCGTCTACCAATTTCGCCACCCGCCCATATATCTAACCTTAACTAGTATACTCTAATTAAGTGATTTTGTAACAAGTCTGAAAATTTATTTTCAAAGTTTTGCTGGAATAATTTAGGTCTAAGAATTTTTTGGCTTACAGGCGTGGCAGGATCAATAAACTAGGGTCAATATCCTGTAGTTTGGCGCAGCCGCTAAGTGCCATTGCCAGATTTAACTCATCTTGTAGCAGTGATATGACATGAGATACACCAACTTGTCCTGCTACTGCTAGTCCCCACAAAATGGGTCGTCCGATCAGTACTGCTTTTGCTCCTAATGCCAGGGCTTTGAGAATGTCTGTGCCTCTACGGATGCCTCCATCCAACAGTACTTCTATTTTACCATCCACTGCTGCTACTATTTCAGCTAGAGCGTTTAAAGAAGCGATCGCACCATCGAGTTGTCTGCCACCATGATTGGAAACAACAATTGCTTTGGCTCCATATTCTACAGCCCGAACAGCATCATCTCCCCGTAAAATTCCTTTGATGACTAAAGGTAGTGGAGATAAAGATTGTAACCATTCCAAATCGTCCCAAGTTACTGCTGGGTTTAGCTGTTGAGCAAAATAGGTAAATAATCCAGATTCGCCTTTTTCATGGGAAATATCTAGCCCTGATATGGTGGCGAGATTAGCCAGATGTAAGTCTGGGGGTAGGGCAAACTCGTTACGTCTATCTCTTTCTCGCTGTCCGAGAACAGGTGCATCTACAGTTAGACAAAGTGCTTTGTAGCCTGCTTTATAAGCTTTTTCTACTAAACCACGAGTTAATCCCCGATCTTTATGGATGTAAAGCTGGAACCATCGCAGAGAATCCGAGAAATTATCACATGCACTGGCTACTTCTTCAATACTCTTTGTGGCCATTGTACTTAACACCATACCCACACCAGCTGATGCCGCAGCTAGAGCCGTGGCAATTTCTCCATCTGGATGAGCTAGACATTGAAAAGCCATCGGCGCAATTAATAAAGGTAGTTGCAGGGGTTGTCCTAAAATGGAGGTGGTTAGATTGCGATCGCTTACATTGACTAATACACGAGGTCGCAACTTTAATCTCTCAAAGGCAGCACGATTATCCCGTAGTGTGATTTCATCCCAAGCACCACTGTTATAGTAATCAAGCGTGATTTGAGATAGATGCTCTTTTGCTAGCTTTTCGTACTCAAACAGATTTATGGGTTGAAGAAAACGATGGTCGTTGGGTACAACTGTCATGGTAGAGGCTGTGGGTTAAGCAATGGGATGTTTTTTAATCCGATTAGTAAAGCTGTAAAACCCAGTATCTCCGATTGAGTTCTTCTAAAGGAATCTATTTAATAATTCTTCTTTAGATAGTTGCAGTAATAAAGGAGTAAATTCCTCTGGAGATAATGCCAATAAAGCTTCAGTAATTCCTCTTAGTTCTGCATCTAAAGAACCAAAGCGAACTCGCAAAAAATTTTCTATAACATTACGACGTTCTGTTTTAATTCCTTCTTGGATTCCTTCTTGGATTCCTTCTTGGATTCCTTCTTGGATTCCTTCTTGGATTCCTTCTTGTTTAACTTCTGCTAATTTTTGCTCGTAAATAGGTGATAAACGCATAATTAAATCTCTATCCTCCTCGTCTATATTCTGATTGAATTCTAAGGTAGTCTTTAAATTCAATAATAAATCAATTGCTTTGGAACGTAAGGGATTATTTTGGGGAAGTGCTTCTAGTTCGTCTATTGCTTGTTGTTGAACTCTTCCCTTACCTAAAATTCTCAACCATAGTGTTTCTTCGGTACACGGTAATTGGTGAATTACCACAATTGCTGTTCTAAAATAATCGCCTAAAAAATTTACTCCTATTCCCCAATTCTCTTCATCTAGGTTAGTTCTAAAACCATCCAATATAGATTCAGAAGCCGTGGGTGATAAAATCCACAAACGTGGTAATTCTAATTCTACAAACCGAGTTTTATCGCCTTTAGCTTGACGCTTTACTTCAGCAAAGATATCAAACAATTTATTTAAGCAACTGCGGATCTCCGCAATTGTAGCTGCATTTCTAAATGGTTCAACTAATGCAGGTTCAGCCGCAAATTT from Nostoc commune NIES-4072 includes:
- a CDS encoding alpha-hydroxy acid oxidase; amino-acid sequence: MTVVPNDHRFLQPINLFEYEKLAKEHLSQITLDYYNSGAWDEITLRDNRAAFERLKLRPRVLVNVSDRNLTTSILGQPLQLPLLIAPMAFQCLAHPDGEIATALAAASAGVGMVLSTMATKSIEEVASACDNFSDSLRWFQLYIHKDRGLTRGLVEKAYKAGYKALCLTVDAPVLGQRERDRRNEFALPPDLHLANLATISGLDISHEKGESGLFTYFAQQLNPAVTWDDLEWLQSLSPLPLVIKGILRGDDAVRAVEYGAKAIVVSNHGGRQLDGAIASLNALAEIVAAVDGKIEVLLDGGIRRGTDILKALALGAKAVLIGRPILWGLAVAGQVGVSHVISLLQDELNLAMALSGCAKLQDIDPSLLILPRL